A genomic stretch from Candidatus Bathyarchaeia archaeon includes:
- a CDS encoding NosD domain-containing protein: MLKRCIILSLLLFPLVIMILGLEFKTSIAEAWSGTIYIRSDGSIEPSGAPVTTADKITYFLTGNISVNGFNHGLIVERNNIVIDGRGFTIQGSSAPFDTRGVDISGRENVTVKNLKVKGFAFGIYLSNSSFNNVAGNEVEENQVGLIGYRSAYNNIFNNVFRGNFYEIKLTDYSGNNLISQNIIKTSTCGIILDSSSNNNIISWNRIEGNLTMLSTGIVITSCSDNKVTGNSISLFATGIELSYAVSNTIFGNNITLNSFAGIDIYEGSILNIFEANIIEENSFGIRIYQARDNTICGNCFLKNGADVIIEDGDQNYFDKGYPVGGNYWENYRGVDLYSGSYQNVTGADGIGDTPHIDGQIVDRYPLMAPVKLFYAGTWYGIEYNAIVVSNSTISDFHFNPEEGPFISFKATSPEGAVGFCRVMILSRLIWADDGWKIRVDDVEIDNYREFPGDEAVYLYFTFAQGMRTIVIEGAGVIPEYPIIIPLLALIIIITFGKILGRK, from the coding sequence ATGTTAAAAAGATGTATTATCTTATCACTCTTGCTCTTCCCACTAGTAATCATGATTTTAGGACTAGAGTTCAAGACAAGCATCGCTGAAGCATGGAGTGGCACTATCTATATTAGGAGCGATGGCAGTATAGAGCCTTCTGGAGCTCCAGTAACCACAGCCGACAAAATAACATATTTTCTGACGGGTAATATTTCCGTCAATGGATTTAATCATGGACTCATTGTTGAGAGGAATAACATTGTGATTGATGGCCGCGGGTTCACAATTCAGGGTTCCAGCGCCCCGTTTGATACGCGTGGAGTAGATATTAGTGGGAGAGAGAACGTAACTGTTAAGAATCTGAAGGTTAAGGGTTTTGCCTTCGGTATCTATCTATCGAATAGTTCATTTAATAACGTAGCGGGTAATGAGGTTGAGGAGAATCAGGTTGGTTTAATAGGTTACCGCTCGGCATATAATAATATATTCAATAACGTGTTTAGGGGCAACTTTTATGAAATAAAGTTGACCGATTATTCAGGGAATAATCTAATCTCCCAAAATATTATTAAAACTTCGACTTGCGGCATAATTCTAGACTCGTCTTCCAACAATAATATTATATCCTGGAATAGGATTGAGGGTAACTTAACTATGTTATCGACAGGCATAGTAATCACTTCCTGCTCAGACAATAAGGTTACTGGGAATTCTATTTCCCTCTTTGCCACTGGTATAGAACTATCCTATGCGGTATCTAATACCATCTTTGGAAACAATATTACCCTGAATAGTTTTGCCGGAATAGACATTTATGAGGGATCTATTCTGAATATATTTGAGGCAAATATTATAGAGGAGAATTCCTTCGGAATACGCATATATCAAGCCAGAGATAACACTATCTGCGGTAACTGCTTCCTTAAAAATGGTGCAGATGTAATAATTGAGGATGGAGATCAAAATTATTTTGATAAAGGTTATCCCGTCGGCGGAAACTATTGGGAAAATTATCGTGGAGTTGACCTATACAGTGGTTCATATCAAAATGTGACTGGTGCGGATGGGATAGGTGACACACCCCATATTGATGGTCAAATAGTTGATAGGTATCCGCTTATGGCTCCAGTTAAACTGTTTTATGCTGGGACATGGTATGGAATAGAGTATAATGCGATTGTTGTAAGCAATTCAACTATATCGGATTTTCATTTCAATCCTGAAGAGGGGCCTTTCATATCTTTTAAGGCTACTAGTCCTGAGGGGGCTGTGGGCTTCTGTAGGGTGATGATTTTGAGTAGATTAATTTGGGCTGATGATGGCTGGAAGATAAGGGTTGATGATGTTGAGATAGATAATTATAGAGAGTTTCCTGGCGATGAAGCAGTCTATCTCTATTTCACCTTCGCTCAAGGCATGAGAACAATAGTAATTGAGGGGGCAGGTGTAATTCCAGAGTATCCAATAATTATACCCCTACTGGCGCTAATTATAATCATAACATTTGGAAAAATACTCGGTAGGAAATAA
- a CDS encoding GtrA family protein translates to MLGVIVPAEKIKNLFSLLTRLEKALNEIDHAVVIVGNKSLKIMIDGMNKGFIHLLTRSRGQSVASAIIDGMKYCADTLSADIIAVINAEDEVEKLPLMLNKIEEGYNLVVEAYTFMKKGQPFGQKIRALIGESINLLMKILLPRVRHSPIMYGETFAMRTEVIKGVEMKPRGSNILLGIIEYGNWNKVAVIPYIIGYNVGEKPKINVRAALGFLFSLLLVSPLIPILIAGISGIIVNLFILWLLLHFIPFMEYYISSVIAIEISVINNFIISDLFLCNKRIVPRIMGLVMYHGIVAISIITQYGTANILHYLLHINPITSQFTGILLGFFMTYLLSTEKIWR, encoded by the coding sequence ATGCTAGGTGTAATTGTACCAGCAGAGAAAATAAAGAATCTTTTTTCATTACTCACTAGGCTGGAGAAGGCATTAAATGAGATTGACCATGCTGTAGTAATCGTAGGTAACAAGTCCCTAAAAATCATGATTGACGGGATGAATAAAGGTTTTATTCACCTACTTACAAGATCTAGGGGGCAGAGTGTAGCATCGGCTATAATTGATGGAATGAAATATTGTGCTGATACTCTTAGTGCTGATATTATCGCCGTGATTAATGCTGAAGATGAAGTGGAGAAGCTACCATTAATGCTCAATAAGATTGAGGAGGGCTACAATTTAGTGGTGGAAGCTTACACATTTATGAAGAAGGGACAGCCTTTTGGTCAAAAAATTAGAGCGCTAATTGGCGAAAGTATCAATTTGCTGATGAAAATATTGCTTCCACGCGTCAGACATTCACCCATCATGTATGGAGAAACCTTCGCGATGAGGACTGAAGTAATTAAAGGTGTAGAAATGAAGCCAAGAGGCTCCAACATTTTACTGGGAATAATTGAGTATGGCAACTGGAATAAAGTCGCGGTAATTCCCTACATAATTGGGTATAACGTTGGAGAGAAGCCAAAAATTAATGTTAGAGCAGCTCTAGGTTTCCTTTTTTCCCTACTATTAGTTTCACCGTTGATTCCAATTCTAATCGCGGGTATCTCTGGAATTATTGTTAACTTATTTATACTTTGGCTGCTGCTTCACTTCATACCATTTATGGAATATTATATATCCTCAGTTATAGCGATTGAGATATCAGTAATTAATAATTTTATAATTTCAGACCTTTTTCTTTGCAATAAGAGAATAGTTCCAAGAATAATGGGTTTAGTTATGTATCACGGTATTGTTGCAATAAGCATTATAACACAATATGGAACAGCTAACATACTCCATTATCTACTACATATTAATCCTATCACCTCACAATTTACAGGAATACTGCTAGGCTTCTTTATGACTTATCTGCTCAGCACAGAAAAAATTTGGAGATAA
- a CDS encoding archaeosortase/exosortase family protein translates to MMRLLNILARMMRGRILNIMQLSNLIKILFILSFTTSFLILYFLYPGSYERTWKGRMYYLFFIWLISLELALNWKRIDVKVQRIISKRFIALAIVMLLPITYILIANFSGLNMLIMELSPKHYGLDWWSIFMPLTIEYLVFTVLSPLMVILAYGTSGLRYFILPITLIGVVGLIFLIDNLYPFGEFTPFQIIVPSAAILASNLLTLLGYRTKLEGQIYGTPVLRVQGEKGEASFGVAWPCSGIDSLIIYSIITILFLRDEAATWKRKIAYFLIGAIITYFINILRITKIFILAIEYGVASLEVQRFHDHYGPLLSITWIITYQLIIIGVRSILRKKHVNKGL, encoded by the coding sequence ATGATGAGACTACTAAATATTCTAGCGAGAATGATGAGAGGCAGAATCCTAAATATTATGCAACTATCTAATCTAATAAAAATTCTATTTATTCTTTCTTTCACAACATCCTTTTTAATATTATATTTTTTGTATCCAGGATCTTATGAGAGAACATGGAAGGGTAGAATGTATTACCTCTTCTTTATATGGCTGATATCGCTTGAACTTGCGTTGAACTGGAAGAGAATCGATGTGAAGGTTCAGAGAATTATATCTAAGCGTTTCATAGCGTTAGCTATCGTAATGCTGCTTCCCATAACATACATTTTAATCGCAAATTTTTCCGGTCTAAACATGCTGATAATGGAGTTATCCCCAAAACATTATGGATTAGATTGGTGGTCAATATTCATGCCCCTCACAATAGAATACCTCGTATTCACAGTACTCTCACCGCTAATGGTTATATTAGCTTATGGAACCAGTGGTCTAAGATATTTCATTCTTCCAATAACCCTAATAGGGGTTGTCGGCTTAATATTCCTCATAGATAACCTCTACCCCTTCGGAGAATTCACGCCATTCCAAATAATAGTTCCCTCCGCGGCCATACTTGCATCAAACCTCTTAACCCTATTAGGCTATAGAACTAAACTCGAAGGACAAATTTACGGGACACCAGTTTTAAGGGTTCAAGGAGAGAAGGGTGAGGCATCCTTTGGCGTAGCTTGGCCATGCTCCGGCATAGACAGTCTCATAATATATTCAATTATAACGATACTATTCCTGAGAGATGAGGCGGCGACATGGAAGCGGAAAATAGCCTATTTTCTTATAGGCGCCATAATCACATACTTTATAAACATTTTAAGAATAACCAAAATATTTATACTAGCAATAGAATACGGCGTCGCATCACTAGAGGTCCAGCGCTTCCACGACCATTACGGTCCATTATTATCTATAACTTGGATTATAACCTACCAGTTAATAATAATTGGAGTGCGGTCCATCTTAAGGAAAAAGCATGTTAATAAAGGCTTATAA
- a CDS encoding 30S ribosomal protein S25e, with protein MGGKKKLTLSQAEKALMREAQKKEGKKEAKPKETARVEKKVTGIIPPNPRDEKIIKEIQKMKVITPYTIASRFNLRLSIAKDFLEDLCRQGLINHVSSGKHVKIYSPA; from the coding sequence ATGGGTGGAAAGAAGAAATTGACATTATCGCAGGCCGAGAAGGCATTAATGAGAGAAGCTCAAAAGAAGGAGGGAAAGAAGGAGGCTAAACCTAAAGAGACTGCACGTGTAGAGAAAAAGGTTACCGGAATAATTCCACCCAATCCTAGAGATGAGAAGATTATAAAAGAGATACAGAAGATGAAGGTTATAACACCCTACACGATTGCCTCACGCTTTAACCTACGCCTAAGCATTGCAAAAGACTTCCTAGAAGATCTATGTCGACAAGGCTTAATCAATCATGTTTCAAGCGGGAAGCATGTGAAAATTTATAGTCCTGCATAA
- a CDS encoding radical SAM protein has translation MRKTKDTKSICPECLRVLDAVVFEENNVVYIKKECPEHGFFQDVYWSDYEIYERAKKFDYVGNGLENPRTTTINGCPYDCGICPQHKSHTVLAIIDVTNRCNLRCPVCFATAGTTGYVYEPTLEEIKSMLINLRSNKPVPADALQLSGGEPTIRKDLPEIIRMAKELGFKHVEVNTNGLRMASDVNFCRYLEEAGVSTIYLQFDGVSPEVYKFTRGVDLVDVKKRVIENCRKAGIDSVVLVCTLIRGVNDRQVGDIIRFAVENFDVVRCVNFQPVSLCGRIPAQERMSMRITIPDWMKLVEEQTNGQIKVTDFYPVPTVVPVSRAVGAIKNKHYVEFTAHPHCGMATYVFVENGRIVPITEYANVDKFIESMRRVYEEAEKGHSTRAKMYLVGALRHVKFSMLRKYIWPVLKTGSYKALGDLHRKMLMISAMHFMDPYNFDLERVQRCVIHYATLDGRIIPFCTMNSIHRPLIEKTLGIPVDEWVAKYRAELSAIV, from the coding sequence ATGAGGAAAACAAAGGATACTAAGAGCATATGCCCAGAATGCTTGAGGGTTCTAGATGCAGTAGTATTTGAAGAGAATAATGTCGTATATATTAAGAAGGAATGTCCGGAACACGGTTTCTTTCAAGATGTCTATTGGTCTGATTACGAGATTTACGAGCGGGCTAAGAAGTTTGATTATGTTGGCAACGGGCTTGAAAATCCCAGAACAACTACAATAAATGGTTGCCCCTATGATTGTGGAATCTGTCCGCAGCATAAATCACATACAGTACTCGCAATAATAGATGTAACGAACCGCTGTAATCTCCGCTGTCCAGTATGTTTCGCGACGGCTGGAACAACAGGCTATGTCTATGAGCCAACGCTAGAAGAAATAAAGAGTATGCTGATTAATTTACGCAGTAATAAACCTGTTCCGGCGGATGCGCTACAATTATCGGGTGGCGAACCAACAATTAGAAAGGATCTTCCGGAAATAATTAGAATGGCGAAAGAATTAGGCTTTAAACATGTTGAAGTTAACACTAATGGCTTAAGGATGGCTTCAGATGTGAATTTCTGCCGCTACCTTGAGGAGGCGGGTGTAAGCACAATTTACCTACAATTTGATGGTGTTTCTCCTGAGGTTTATAAGTTTACTAGGGGCGTTGACCTAGTTGATGTTAAAAAGAGAGTTATTGAGAACTGTAGAAAAGCTGGTATTGATAGCGTGGTTTTAGTATGCACACTTATAAGGGGAGTTAATGATCGCCAGGTTGGCGATATAATAAGGTTTGCTGTAGAGAACTTTGATGTTGTCAGATGCGTAAACTTTCAACCGGTCTCTTTATGTGGTAGGATACCAGCGCAGGAGCGCATGTCAATGCGCATAACAATACCTGACTGGATGAAGCTTGTTGAAGAGCAAACGAATGGTCAAATAAAAGTAACAGACTTTTATCCGGTGCCAACGGTTGTCCCAGTTTCGCGGGCTGTTGGCGCAATTAAAAATAAGCATTATGTTGAATTTACAGCGCACCCGCACTGTGGGATGGCAACATACGTATTCGTTGAGAATGGACGTATTGTGCCAATAACAGAGTATGCGAATGTTGATAAGTTTATTGAATCTATGAGAAGAGTTTATGAGGAAGCTGAGAAGGGGCATAGTACGAGAGCGAAAATGTATCTTGTGGGAGCACTGCGCCATGTAAAATTTAGTATGCTTAGGAAGTATATATGGCCAGTTTTGAAGACAGGAAGCTATAAGGCTTTAGGAGACTTACATAGGAAGATGCTTATGATATCAGCCATGCACTTCATGGATCCATACAATTTTGATTTAGAAAGGGTTCAACGTTGTGTCATACACTATGCAACGCTTGATGGGCGTATAATCCCATTCTGTACAATGAACTCTATACATAGACCACTTATTGAGAAGACGTTGGGGATACCAGTTGATGAGTGGGTAGCAAAATATAGGGCTGAACTAAGTGCAATCGTATAG
- a CDS encoding helix-turn-helix domain-containing protein — MSEVVSGETKMMLKEMGLTDYEIRAYLYLLSAGLSTASQISESANIPYSKIYEVLNSLERKGWIKSQEGRPRLYYPKSPREALEETRLRIEDKIRIWQKIVLSDLQPVYEKRGSKEKPDIWIFRSMPDAIAKIKEMLNNVKSEILVAAPEIMMPLINVLSSMLKDMNTSRIKILIMLSSSIKDSGDLMLLGEVRFRDEMFGGGIIVDGREVMLILGEVKPSIILWSNHLDLVRFAKEYFQHLWESAYRA, encoded by the coding sequence ATGAGTGAAGTTGTGAGTGGAGAGACAAAAATGATGCTTAAGGAGATGGGTTTAACAGATTATGAGATTAGAGCCTATTTGTATCTCTTAAGCGCTGGGCTTTCAACAGCAAGCCAAATAAGTGAAAGCGCAAACATACCCTACTCAAAAATTTATGAAGTCTTAAACTCCCTAGAGCGTAAAGGCTGGATAAAAAGTCAAGAAGGCAGACCTAGACTCTATTATCCTAAATCACCTAGAGAAGCCCTTGAGGAAACTAGACTACGTATAGAGGATAAGATTAGAATATGGCAGAAAATAGTCCTCTCAGATCTCCAGCCAGTTTATGAGAAACGGGGATCAAAAGAGAAACCTGACATATGGATATTCCGAAGCATGCCAGATGCAATTGCAAAGATTAAGGAGATGCTCAATAACGTTAAAAGCGAGATTTTGGTGGCCGCGCCAGAAATAATGATGCCATTGATTAATGTTCTTTCTTCAATGTTAAAAGATATGAATACTTCACGTATCAAAATATTGATAATGTTATCCAGCAGCATTAAAGATTCAGGGGACCTAATGCTGCTTGGTGAAGTTAGATTTAGAGATGAAATGTTCGGTGGCGGAATAATTGTGGATGGACGTGAGGTTATGCTTATACTTGGTGAAGTTAAACCTTCAATAATACTTTGGTCAAATCACCTAGATTTAGTTAGGTTCGCGAAGGAGTATTTTCAGCACCTTTGGGAAAGCGCGTATAGAGCTTAA
- a CDS encoding malate dehydrogenase: protein MRRRFKVGVIGVGNLGSCIAYEIANRGLVDEIVLIDILKDLAEGNAIDIEQAVAFRNNTEIYSGDYGDIEGSHVIVVAAGKPRTPEMKSRLELLEINKRIIGDVAQKIKSIRGEPIVITLTNPVDIMNYLLWKYTGLPRERVIGSAGMLDSARFRQVLSKRYGVPVLDVEAYVIGEHGENQVPVFSKVKIRNEIKKFTEIEKKGIMDELKHLALKVISKKGATVYAPASNTVNMIEVILKDERKTCICSAILDGEYGLKDISIGVPVMLSKNGVEEIFEWDLEEEERRIFYLGAESIRKTIEGIFNLN from the coding sequence ATGCGTAGGAGGTTTAAAGTCGGCGTTATCGGTGTTGGTAATTTAGGTTCATGTATAGCGTATGAAATAGCCAATAGAGGTTTAGTTGATGAGATCGTGCTCATAGATATTCTTAAAGACCTAGCTGAGGGAAACGCTATTGATATAGAGCAAGCGGTCGCTTTTAGAAATAATACCGAAATATACTCAGGAGATTACGGTGATATTGAAGGTTCACATGTCATCGTCGTGGCTGCTGGTAAACCTAGAACGCCTGAAATGAAGTCTAGACTCGAACTGCTTGAAATCAATAAGAGAATAATAGGGGATGTAGCCCAAAAAATTAAGAGTATACGGGGAGAACCAATTGTAATAACATTAACTAACCCAGTTGATATAATGAATTACCTTTTATGGAAGTATACTGGTCTACCACGTGAGAGGGTTATTGGTAGCGCTGGCATGCTGGATTCAGCTAGATTCAGGCAGGTTCTTAGCAAAAGGTATGGTGTTCCAGTCTTGGATGTTGAAGCATATGTGATAGGGGAGCATGGTGAGAATCAAGTGCCAGTATTTAGCAAAGTGAAGATAAGAAATGAGATTAAAAAGTTCACAGAAATAGAGAAGAAAGGAATAATGGATGAGCTTAAACACTTAGCTCTAAAAGTCATATCAAAGAAGGGGGCAACGGTATATGCTCCAGCAAGTAACACAGTTAATATGATTGAAGTTATTCTCAAAGATGAGAGGAAAACCTGCATATGCTCAGCTATTCTAGATGGAGAGTATGGACTCAAGGACATAAGTATAGGGGTACCAGTAATGCTTAGCAAGAATGGTGTTGAAGAGATATTTGAGTGGGATCTCGAGGAGGAGGAAAGAAGAATCTTTTATCTTGGGGCTGAAAGCATAAGAAAGACTATAGAAGGCATTTTTAATTTAAATTAA
- a CDS encoding cyclophilin-like fold protein: MKKIRIISDRIGVVEAELLEEKNPKTVAAIWEKLPFESRANRWGDEVYFTIPVEMGEENSQEIVDVGDIGYWPPGKGFCIFFGPTPISRGNEIRPADPVNVFGRIIGDPKVFKKIRSGDKIRVERA, translated from the coding sequence TTGAAGAAAATTAGGATTATAAGTGATAGAATTGGCGTAGTTGAGGCTGAGCTTCTGGAAGAGAAAAATCCGAAAACAGTTGCAGCCATCTGGGAGAAGCTTCCATTTGAATCTAGAGCGAACAGATGGGGCGACGAAGTATACTTCACCATACCAGTTGAGATGGGTGAGGAGAACTCTCAAGAAATAGTTGATGTAGGGGATATAGGATACTGGCCTCCTGGAAAAGGCTTCTGTATATTCTTCGGTCCAACCCCAATAAGCCGTGGCAACGAAATTAGGCCAGCGGATCCAGTAAATGTTTTTGGAAGAATAATTGGTGATCCAAAGGTGTTTAAGAAGATTAGGAGTGGAGATAAAATTAGAGTTGAAAGAGCGTGA
- a CDS encoding winged helix-turn-helix domain-containing protein: MVRKKRSKLEVYLEVLRVVNKGESKPTRIMYKTNLSWVPLQEILEFLISQDLLRENSSSKRKEYFITEKGKRVLAYFEGLTELLPYEIAEGP, encoded by the coding sequence ATGGTCAGGAAAAAACGATCTAAGTTGGAGGTTTACTTGGAAGTTTTACGTGTTGTAAATAAAGGTGAGAGTAAACCAACTAGGATAATGTATAAAACCAATTTATCCTGGGTGCCATTACAAGAGATTCTTGAATTTCTAATTTCACAAGACCTCTTAAGAGAGAATTCATCAAGCAAGAGAAAGGAATACTTTATAACGGAAAAGGGTAAGAGAGTTTTAGCATACTTTGAGGGACTAACAGAACTATTACCATATGAAATTGCGGAGGGACCATAG
- a CDS encoding winged helix-turn-helix domain-containing protein: MLSKNVTGYMNSRRSRTEIIAEILRIAKGGARKTRIVYGANINFKLLSEYLKKLEKAGLIIEESGKNSIIRTTEKGIEYLRQYENLESIGIL; encoded by the coding sequence GTGTTAAGTAAGAATGTTACTGGATACATGAATTCCAGAAGAAGCCGAACCGAGATAATTGCTGAAATACTCCGCATAGCTAAAGGTGGAGCTAGAAAGACTCGCATAGTTTACGGTGCAAATATAAACTTCAAGCTCCTAAGCGAGTATCTAAAGAAGCTTGAAAAAGCTGGACTAATCATTGAGGAATCTGGCAAAAATAGCATCATAAGGACTACGGAGAAGGGCATAGAATACTTACGTCAATACGAGAATCTTGAGAGTATTGGAATATTATAG
- a CDS encoding deoxyhypusine synthase gives MSEDESIKDYVLYEGMSVKDLIAQMRGAWGFTAGKIVTGIDILARMISDSECLKFLSFPACIVASGTRGVLKEIVKRRLVDVIVTTCGTLDHDLARCWKNYYRGSFDLDDRKLHRMGINRLGNILIPNESYGIIIEKKMQELLSALWSEGVKEISSREISWEIGLRLCNEDSILYWAAKNNIPVYVPGIMDGAVGYQIWLFSQDHELRIDLLKDEQELNDLIFNAKRTGALIIGGGISKHHVIWWNQFRGGLDYAIYITTAVEWDGSLSGARVREAISWGKVKEAAKHVTIEGDATVVLPLMIAALISELKT, from the coding sequence ATGAGTGAAGATGAGAGCATTAAAGATTATGTACTTTATGAGGGTATGAGTGTTAAGGATCTTATTGCTCAAATGAGAGGAGCATGGGGCTTTACCGCGGGGAAAATTGTTACTGGAATAGATATATTGGCGAGGATGATCTCTGATAGTGAATGCCTAAAGTTTCTGTCTTTCCCGGCGTGTATTGTAGCTTCTGGAACAAGAGGTGTTTTAAAAGAAATCGTTAAGCGCCGACTTGTAGATGTTATTGTAACTACATGTGGGACTTTAGATCATGATTTAGCAAGATGCTGGAAGAATTATTATCGCGGATCATTTGATTTAGATGATAGGAAGCTTCATAGAATGGGTATAAATAGGCTTGGAAATATACTCATTCCAAATGAAAGCTATGGTATTATAATTGAGAAGAAGATGCAGGAACTTTTATCAGCGCTCTGGAGCGAAGGGGTTAAAGAAATTTCAAGCCGAGAGATTAGTTGGGAGATAGGTCTAAGACTTTGTAATGAGGATTCAATACTTTATTGGGCTGCAAAAAACAATATACCCGTTTATGTTCCAGGCATAATGGACGGTGCCGTTGGTTATCAAATATGGCTTTTCTCACAGGATCATGAACTTAGGATAGATTTACTTAAGGATGAACAGGAGCTTAATGACTTAATATTCAATGCAAAGAGGACAGGTGCTTTAATTATTGGCGGTGGAATCTCGAAGCATCATGTTATATGGTGGAATCAATTTAGGGGAGGATTAGACTACGCTATTTATATAACGACTGCTGTTGAGTGGGACGGTAGTCTTTCTGGAGCAAGGGTTCGTGAAGCAATTTCTTGGGGTAAGGTTAAAGAAGCAGCAAAGCATGTAACTATCGAAGGCGATGCAACAGTAGTGCTACCGCTTATGATAGCTGCATTAATTTCTGAACTAAAAACTTGA
- a CDS encoding histone deacetylase encodes MYIVFSEKCLEYWEPGHPESPDRVYRAYKLLKEAGFSFIEAEPCSEGDLLLVHSREYVEMIRKETFYDPDTPNLPGIYEYARLAAGSAIKSMEIALEGEKAFSLMRPPGHHVGVNGRALGAPSLGFCYFNNVAIACKRALRKVNRIAIIDIDCHHGNGTQEIFFGSSEVLFVSLHRYGGVYPGTGERSLKNCLNYPFTHPVGDKEYIKTLSSALKEIENFDPDLIAVSAGFDTYVYDPVCSLGLSIESYAAIGRMIAELNRNIFAVLEGGYGKDLPKCILNFLNGLKQR; translated from the coding sequence ATGTACATTGTCTTTTCAGAAAAATGTTTAGAGTATTGGGAGCCTGGGCATCCAGAATCACCAGATAGAGTTTATCGCGCATACAAGCTTCTTAAAGAAGCTGGCTTTTCCTTTATTGAGGCTGAGCCATGTAGTGAGGGGGACTTACTGCTAGTTCACAGTAGAGAGTATGTTGAAATGATAAGAAAGGAGACATTTTATGATCCAGATACCCCTAACCTTCCAGGTATATATGAGTATGCTAGGCTTGCAGCTGGCTCAGCAATAAAAAGTATGGAAATAGCCCTAGAGGGGGAAAAGGCTTTTTCATTAATGAGACCGCCAGGGCATCATGTTGGAGTTAATGGAAGAGCGCTTGGGGCACCGTCACTTGGATTCTGTTATTTTAATAATGTTGCCATTGCATGTAAAAGGGCTCTTCGGAAAGTTAATAGGATTGCAATAATTGACATAGACTGTCATCATGGTAATGGAACACAAGAAATATTTTTTGGAAGCTCGGAGGTGCTATTCGTCTCGCTCCATAGGTATGGTGGAGTTTATCCTGGAACTGGAGAGAGATCGTTAAAAAATTGTCTAAATTATCCTTTCACGCATCCTGTTGGTGACAAAGAATATATAAAAACCTTGAGCAGCGCCCTTAAAGAAATTGAAAATTTTGACCCAGACTTGATAGCTGTTTCCGCTGGCTTTGATACATATGTTTATGATCCTGTTTGTAGTCTAGGTTTGAGTATTGAATCGTATGCCGCAATAGGGCGTATGATTGCCGAATTGAATAGAAATATATTCGCTGTGCTTGAAGGTGGATACGGAAAGGATTTACCGAAATGCATACTTAATTTTTTGAATGGACTTAAACAACGATAA